Proteins encoded within one genomic window of Elephas maximus indicus isolate mEleMax1 chromosome 21, mEleMax1 primary haplotype, whole genome shotgun sequence:
- the LOC126064585 gene encoding protein FAM90A27P-like: MKKENLEPKKPQEPQTLCPFNNLEREKEQRQREEEHERKALLQKFPKRPKEKEQQNWKESTESCDYLRHPCRPMPVHTTKTRSVLDPALRNWPPVRKPDGKSIFPAWSPMEDHVPSFFSCHGQTKEEEVDITGFSQPATKHFGQDSTLMANTTDNRCDAYAYYVSQPASKTFALGHVLSPQAQVEGPDRISKSSPQPARVRRGQDSPLSIQAPGKRSAQTPEQNWWNPAKKAKLTTLQILQQNSQKPKMRSGQPLSNTTEFGPQGPPQVTRMTDLQPPHSTSLLNTVEASPILPPALSNHVPRQPLRIVFTRLDNGQWSSRFRTSPTSLPPE, from the exons atgaagaaggagAACCTGGAGCCGAAGAAGCCCCAGGAGCCTCAGACCCTTTGCCCCTTTAACAActtggaaagagagaaggaacaaaGACAAAG GGAAGAAGAGCATGAGAGGAAAGCTCTACTCCAGAAATTTCCCAAGAGACCCAAGGAGAAAGAGCAGCAAAATTGGAAGGAATCGACAGAATCTTGTGACTACTTGAGG CACCCTTGCAGGCCCATGCCCGTTCACACTACCAAGACGCGATCTGTCCTGGACCCTGCTCTCAGAAACTGGCCACCTGTAAGGAAACCTGATGGGAAATCCATCTTCCCTGCATGGTCTCCTATGGAAGATCATGTTCCAAGTTTCTTCTCATGTCATGGACAAACTAAAGAAGAAGAAGTGGATATCACTGGCTTTTCTCAGCcagcaaccaaacactttggcCAGGACTCTACCCTCATGGCgaacacaacagacaacagaTGTGATGCTTATGCTTACTATGTTTCCCAGCCGGCCTCAAAAACCTTTGCCCTGGGCCATGTCCTCAGCCCCCAGGCACAAGTCGAGGGTCCTGATAGAATCTCAAAATCAAGTCCACAGCCTGCCAGAGTTAGAAGGGGCCAGGACTCTCCACTCAGCATCCAGGCACCAGGAAAAAGATCTGCCCAGACTCCTGAACAGAATTGGTGGAATCCTGCAAAGAAAGCAAAACTCACGACCCTCCAGATCCTGCAGCAGAACAGTCAGAAACCTAAAATGCGAAGTGGCCAGCCTCTGTCCAATACAACTGAATTTGGACCCCAAGGGCCACCCCAAGTCACCAGGATGACAGACCTCCAGCCTCCACACAGCACATCTCTACTGAATACTGTCGAAGCCAGCCCTATCCTTCCACCTGCACTTTCTAACCATGTTCCACGACAGCCGCTCAGAATTGTCTTCACAAGACTGGACAATGGACAGTGGAGCTCCAGGTTCAGAACATCTCCCACCTCTCTCCCTCCTGAGTAG